In Balaenoptera ricei isolate mBalRic1 chromosome 4, mBalRic1.hap2, whole genome shotgun sequence, the following are encoded in one genomic region:
- the ACTRT3 gene encoding actin-related protein T3, with the protein MSYYQLPVVIDNGSGVIKAGLAGSREPQFVYPNIIGRAKGQTWGSEGAQEVCVGDQAQQRRSSLCISYPVERGLIACWGDMEIMWKHIYDDNLKLRPCDGPVLITESALNPLANRQWVTEVFFEHLEVPAFYMSIQEVLALFAAGFTTGFVLNSGAGVTQCVPIFEGYCLPHSVQQLDLAGLDLTNYLMMLLKEHGIMLLSASHRKIVTDIKENYCYVAMNFEEEKAKKADCIEKVYQLPDGKTLKLHDQLFHCPEALFSPSLMHLETPGIDKMCFSSIMKCDTDLRNSFFSNIILAGGSTSFPGLDKRLVKDIAKVVPANTPVQVIAPPERRISVWMGGSVLASLSAFQDMWITAAEFKEVGPNIVHQRCF; encoded by the exons ATGAGCTACTACCAGCTACCGGTGGTGATCGACAACGGCTCAGGAGTGATCAAGGCGGGCCTGGCTGGGTCCCGGGAGCCCCAGTTTGTCTACCCGAACATTATAGGCCGCGCCAAAGGCCAGACCTGGGGGTCAGAGGGCGCGCAGGAAGTGTGCGTGGGAGACCAAGCGCAGCAGCGGAGAAGCTCACTTTGCATCAG CTACCCAGTGGAGCGTGGTCTCATTGCTTGCTGGGGGGACATGGAGATCATGTGGAAGCATATCTATGACGATAACCTGAAGCTAAGGCCCTGTGATGGCCCAGTCTTGATTACAGAGTCAGCACTGAACCCACTGGCCAACCGGCAATGGGTCACTGAAGTATTTTTTGAGCATCTGGAGGTTCCTGCCTTCTATATGTCCATCCAGGAGGTGCTAGCTCTCTTTGCTGCTGGCTTCACAACTGGCTTTGTGCTGAATTCAGGTGCTGGGGTTACCCAGTGTGTACCCATCTTTGAGGGTTACTGTCTGCCTCATAGTGTCCAGCAGCTAGATCTGGCAGGTCTTGACCTTACCAACTACCTCATGATGCTGTTGAAGGAGCATGGCATCATGCTGCTTAGTGCTTCACACAGAAAGATTGTCACAGACATTAAGGAAAACTATTGTTATGTGGCAATGAACTTTGAAGAGGAAAAGGCCAAGAAAGCTGATTGTATAGAGAAGGTTTACCAACTACCTGATGGGAAGACACTCAAACTCCATGACCAGCTCTTTCATTGTCCAGAGGCCCTCTTCTCTCCAAGTCTCATGCATCTTGAGACCCCTGGCATTGATAAGATGTGCTTCAGCAGCATAATGAAATGTGATACAGATCTGAGGAATTCCTTTTTCTCCAATATTATCCTTGCTGGGGGATCAACCTCTTTCCCTGGTTTAGATAAGCGGCTAGTTAAAGATATAGCAAAGGTGGTGCCTGCCAACACCCCTGTGCAGGTTATTGCTCCCCCAGAAAGGAGAATATCAGTGTGGATGGGAGGCTCTGTTCTTGCATCCCTCTCTGCCTTCCAGGACATGTGGATCACCGCTGCAGAATTTAAAGAAGTCGGACCCAACATAGTGCACCAAAGATGCTTCTGA